One genomic region from Dehalobacter restrictus DSM 9455 encodes:
- the pcrA gene encoding DNA helicase PcrA, with protein sequence MYYLKDLNPVQREAVESGDGPLLILAGAGSGKTRVLTYRIAHLVAKGVNPWNILAITFTNKAAKEMRDRVLALVGSEGEGLWVATFHSTCVRILRREINALPGYSRSFVIYDAGDQLTVLKECLKELNLDDKKFAPRAVLATISDAKNKLLGPDAFAAEARDFFTEKAAAAYRLYQRKLSGNNALDFDDIIMLTVKIFRENPDVLSYYQEKFRYILVDEYQDTNHAQYILIKQLAARYCNLCVVGDDDQSVYGWRGADIQNILDFERDYPEAKVLKLEQNYRSTQKILRAANEVVSNNYNRKGKSLWTENTEGEEIVLFKATDEHDEARFVTGKIRDLADTEGRRYNDFAILYRTNAQSRVLEEHFMKESIPYKIYSGVKFYERLEIKDILAYLRLLNNPADRVSFARVINVPKRGIGKVSLDKILEYAEEQGMPILDALAEVAYIPGLQTKGVGTLTNFHELMLGFRQEAQKGVPLTELTEKIIRDTGYMASLRAENTVEAESRIENLNEFLSVTAEYDNNIQDYLEDPDLETDQNMLILGGFLEQVSLVAEIDSFDEAEDAVKLMTMHSAKGLEFPVVFAVGMEDGIFPSGRSLLEQVLLEEERRLCYVTITRAREKLFLSTTEQRMVFGHIQSSVPSLFLKEIPEELLTEETSRREILGRGFGLSSQARKYAGDAAASTSGNSFAGRKSWKDSGASVVSSDPGSFLVGDKVGHPKFGHGIVMSVKGEGNSAEITVVFSGEVKKLIAEYARLSKI encoded by the coding sequence ATGTATTATCTTAAGGACCTGAACCCTGTCCAACGGGAAGCAGTTGAAAGTGGAGACGGTCCTCTTCTTATTTTAGCCGGAGCCGGTTCAGGCAAGACAAGAGTATTGACTTATAGGATCGCGCATCTGGTGGCTAAAGGCGTTAATCCCTGGAACATCCTGGCGATTACGTTTACGAATAAGGCTGCCAAAGAGATGAGAGACCGCGTTCTTGCGCTGGTAGGCAGTGAGGGTGAGGGGCTCTGGGTAGCGACCTTTCATTCTACCTGCGTGCGGATCTTAAGGCGGGAAATCAATGCCCTGCCGGGATATTCCCGGAGCTTTGTGATCTATGATGCCGGGGATCAGCTGACTGTGCTTAAAGAGTGTCTGAAGGAACTGAATCTCGATGATAAAAAATTTGCGCCGCGGGCTGTTTTAGCAACGATCAGCGATGCCAAGAATAAGCTTTTAGGGCCGGATGCTTTTGCTGCAGAGGCCAGAGATTTCTTTACCGAAAAAGCGGCTGCGGCCTACCGTTTGTACCAGAGAAAGCTCTCCGGCAATAATGCCTTAGATTTCGATGATATCATCATGCTGACAGTGAAAATATTCAGGGAAAACCCGGATGTCTTAAGCTACTATCAGGAAAAATTCCGTTACATCCTCGTCGATGAGTATCAGGATACCAATCATGCTCAGTATATCCTGATCAAGCAGCTTGCTGCACGCTATTGCAACCTTTGCGTCGTCGGGGACGACGACCAGTCCGTTTACGGCTGGAGAGGTGCTGATATCCAGAATATCCTGGATTTTGAAAGAGACTATCCGGAAGCCAAAGTGTTGAAGCTGGAGCAGAATTATCGTTCGACGCAAAAGATTCTGCGGGCGGCCAACGAAGTCGTCAGCAATAATTATAATCGCAAAGGGAAATCTCTCTGGACAGAAAATACGGAAGGAGAGGAAATAGTTCTCTTTAAAGCGACAGATGAGCATGACGAAGCCCGCTTTGTGACTGGGAAAATTCGTGATCTGGCTGATACAGAAGGCAGACGGTATAACGATTTTGCGATCCTGTACCGCACAAATGCCCAGTCCCGGGTGCTGGAAGAACACTTCATGAAAGAAAGCATACCCTACAAAATATATTCCGGGGTTAAGTTCTACGAACGCCTCGAAATCAAGGATATTCTGGCCTATTTGCGGCTGCTGAACAATCCGGCCGATCGCGTCAGCTTCGCCAGGGTCATTAATGTGCCCAAAAGAGGTATTGGAAAAGTCAGCCTGGATAAAATACTGGAGTACGCTGAGGAACAGGGTATGCCGATTCTGGATGCGCTGGCTGAAGTGGCATATATTCCAGGTCTCCAGACTAAAGGCGTTGGCACACTGACGAATTTCCATGAACTGATGCTTGGATTCCGTCAAGAAGCTCAAAAGGGTGTGCCGCTGACCGAGTTGACGGAGAAGATCATAAGGGATACGGGATACATGGCATCTCTCCGAGCGGAAAATACGGTGGAGGCTGAATCCCGGATAGAAAACCTTAATGAATTCCTTTCCGTAACAGCCGAGTACGACAACAACATTCAGGACTACCTTGAGGATCCTGATCTGGAGACTGACCAGAATATGCTTATTCTGGGAGGATTCCTCGAACAGGTTTCTCTGGTCGCAGAAATTGACAGTTTTGATGAAGCGGAAGACGCCGTAAAGCTAATGACCATGCACAGCGCCAAAGGATTGGAATTCCCAGTTGTGTTTGCAGTTGGAATGGAAGACGGGATCTTCCCGAGTGGCAGGAGCCTTTTGGAACAGGTTCTGCTCGAGGAAGAACGCCGGCTATGCTACGTTACGATCACCCGGGCCAGAGAAAAGCTTTTCCTGAGCACGACGGAACAAAGGATGGTCTTTGGCCATATCCAGAGTAGTGTGCCTTCGCTATTCCTAAAAGAAATACCCGAGGAGCTTCTGACAGAGGAGACCTCCCGTCGGGAAATTCTTGGCAGGGGATTCGGGCTTTCTTCCCAAGCCAGGAAATATGCCGGTGATGCTGCTGCTTCCACTTCAGGCAATTCCTTTGCCGGACGTAAAAGCTGGAAGGACAGTGGAGCGTCTGTTGTCAGCTCCGATCCCGGGAGCTTTCTGGTCGGTGACAAAGTCGGGCATCCCAAATTCGGCCACGGCATTGTAATGTCCGTAAAAGGTGAAGGGAACAGTGCCGAGATCACGGTTGTTTTCAGCGGTGAAGTTAAGAAACTGATTGCCGAGTATGCCCGACTTTCAAAGATCTAA
- a CDS encoding MazG-like family protein has product MNEKVTKTITLPRLNRLNPSLESTALKIMEESGELAQAIGKFRGLNGEALRVEEAEAMQMVAKELMDVAQTAVTMMFVLEEHYGIDLNEVLTSHLSKLKDKGYCD; this is encoded by the coding sequence ATGAACGAAAAAGTAACGAAGACCATCACATTGCCGCGGTTGAACAGATTGAATCCTTCCCTCGAAAGCACCGCGTTAAAAATCATGGAAGAATCTGGGGAGCTGGCCCAGGCGATCGGCAAATTCCGGGGCTTAAACGGAGAAGCGCTGCGGGTGGAAGAGGCAGAGGCGATGCAGATGGTCGCCAAGGAGCTGATGGATGTTGCCCAGACTGCGGTAACCATGATGTTCGTTCTGGAAGAGCATTACGGTATTGATCTCAATGAGGTTCTGACATCACATCTCAGCAAACTGAAAGATAAAGGATATTGCGATTAA
- the hisIE gene encoding bifunctional phosphoribosyl-AMP cyclohydrolase/phosphoribosyl-ATP diphosphatase HisIE, whose amino-acid sequence MNSRFESGSIDISKAVQAVKWDEKGLVPAIAQDAESGEVLMLAYMNQEALKKTLTEGKACYFSRSRSQLWVKGETSGHYQEVVDIRFDCDRDTILLKVKQSGMACHENYYSCFHYLPGSETCSGEPDTKPPVSLGRTLEMLAEVIKQRNIERPEGAYTTYLFTKGIDKILKKVGEECAEVIIAAKNDSLSEIRYEASDLLYHLLVLLEDRNVPLTEIAEELNARRK is encoded by the coding sequence ATGAACAGTAGATTTGAGTCAGGGAGCATCGATATCTCTAAAGCCGTACAGGCTGTGAAGTGGGATGAAAAAGGTCTTGTTCCGGCCATTGCCCAGGATGCCGAAAGCGGAGAAGTGCTGATGCTCGCCTACATGAATCAGGAAGCATTGAAAAAAACTCTGACTGAAGGCAAGGCGTGTTATTTCAGCCGCAGCAGAAGCCAGCTGTGGGTCAAGGGAGAAACATCAGGTCATTACCAGGAAGTCGTCGATATCCGGTTTGACTGTGACCGGGATACGATTCTTCTGAAGGTGAAACAAAGTGGAATGGCCTGCCATGAAAACTATTACTCCTGTTTTCACTACCTGCCGGGCTCTGAAACGTGCAGCGGCGAACCGGATACCAAACCTCCTGTCTCTCTGGGCAGGACTTTGGAAATGCTCGCCGAAGTTATCAAGCAGAGAAATATCGAGAGGCCGGAAGGTGCCTATACGACCTATCTCTTTACCAAAGGGATCGACAAGATCCTAAAAAAAGTCGGTGAGGAATGTGCGGAAGTCATTATTGCCGCCAAAAACGATTCGCTGAGTGAGATCCGCTATGAAGCTTCCGATCTGCTGTATCACCTGCTGGTCCTGCTGGAAGACAGGAACGTTCCTTTAACGGAGATTGCCGAAGAACTCAATGCAAGAAGAAAATAA
- the hisF gene encoding imidazole glycerol phosphate synthase subunit HisF — MLAKRIIPCLDVHDGRVVKGTNFIHLRDAGDPVELASLYDREGADELVFLDISASAEGRETMVDVVRRTAEEVFIPFTIGGGLRTIEDIRRMLRAGADKVSLNTAAVQNPELIEQGALAFGSQCIVVAIDARKVGEGRWEVYTHGGRKPTGIDVLEWAGKVEELGAGEILLTSMDRDGTKEGYDNELNRTVGRAVSIPLIASGGVGTLEHMAEGLTEGEADAVLAASIFHYREYSIKETKDYLAGKGIPIRR, encoded by the coding sequence ATGCTTGCCAAACGAATCATACCCTGCCTCGATGTTCACGATGGCCGGGTAGTTAAAGGGACTAATTTTATTCATCTGCGGGATGCGGGCGACCCTGTGGAACTTGCCTCACTGTATGACCGTGAAGGTGCCGATGAGCTTGTCTTCCTGGATATTTCGGCTTCTGCCGAAGGACGGGAAACGATGGTCGATGTCGTCCGAAGAACTGCTGAGGAAGTGTTTATTCCGTTTACCATTGGTGGGGGCTTAAGAACCATTGAGGATATCCGGAGAATGCTGCGGGCCGGAGCAGATAAAGTCTCCTTAAATACGGCTGCAGTTCAAAATCCGGAGTTAATCGAACAAGGAGCCCTCGCCTTCGGCAGCCAGTGCATTGTTGTCGCAATCGATGCCCGCAAAGTTGGAGAGGGACGTTGGGAAGTGTATACGCACGGAGGCCGTAAACCGACCGGGATCGATGTTCTGGAATGGGCCGGTAAAGTTGAAGAACTTGGGGCGGGTGAAATTCTGCTGACTTCGATGGACCGTGACGGAACCAAAGAGGGCTATGACAACGAACTGAACCGGACCGTGGGCAGAGCGGTATCTATTCCTTTAATCGCGAGCGGCGGGGTCGGAACACTCGAACATATGGCTGAAGGTCTGACGGAGGGGGAAGCAGATGCAGTACTCGCTGCGTCCATTTTCCATTACAGGGAATACAGCATCAAAGAGACGAAAGATTATCTGGCCGGAAAAGGCATACCGATTCGAAGATAA
- the hisA gene encoding 1-(5-phosphoribosyl)-5-[(5-phosphoribosylamino)methylideneamino]imidazole-4-carboxamide isomerase: protein MIIYPAIDLKDGKVVRLLQGRMEDATVYSDNPAEVAADFKDRGSKVLHIVDLNGAFSGKPVNDEAIRDIVKNVSLKIQVGGGIRTLARVEELLELGVARIILGTAAVRDPELVMEAVRRYGDQIIVGIDAKDGMVAVQGWAESTDLKAEDLGKAMKQVGVSRIVFTDISRDGMLGGPNIASTVSMAETTGLKVIASGGISALDDLKKLKAEADHGIAIEGAIVGKAIYSGAFTLEEALQVIC from the coding sequence CTGCAGGGAAGAATGGAGGATGCAACCGTATATTCCGACAATCCTGCCGAGGTGGCGGCTGATTTTAAGGACAGAGGATCAAAGGTTCTGCATATCGTCGACCTGAACGGGGCGTTTTCCGGAAAACCCGTGAACGATGAAGCTATTCGGGATATTGTCAAGAATGTTTCGTTAAAAATTCAGGTGGGCGGCGGTATCCGGACGCTGGCCAGAGTCGAAGAACTGCTGGAATTAGGCGTAGCTCGGATCATACTCGGGACGGCCGCGGTAAGGGACCCGGAGCTTGTGATGGAGGCTGTCCGTAGGTATGGCGATCAGATTATTGTCGGCATCGATGCCAAAGACGGCATGGTGGCGGTTCAGGGATGGGCGGAAAGCACCGATCTCAAAGCGGAGGATCTCGGCAAAGCGATGAAGCAAGTCGGCGTGTCCCGGATTGTCTTTACCGACATCTCCCGGGACGGGATGCTTGGTGGCCCGAATATTGCCAGCACCGTCAGTATGGCTGAGACAACTGGCCTGAAAGTGATTGCTTCCGGCGGCATTTCCGCGCTGGATGACCTGAAAAAACTGAAAGCGGAGGCTGACCATGGAATAGCGATTGAAGGCGCAATTGTCGGCAAAGCGATCTATTCCGGCGCATTCACCCTGGAAGAGGCCCTGCAGGTTATCTGTTAG